From the Penicillium oxalicum strain HP7-1 chromosome V, whole genome shotgun sequence genome, one window contains:
- a CDS encoding Ribosome-interacting GTPase 1, with the protein MSTTIEKIKEIESEMARTQKNKNTSFHLGQLKAKLAKLKRELLTPSGGGGGGGVGFDVARTGVASVGFIGFPSVGKSTLMSKLTGQHSEAAAYEFTTLTTVPGQVMYNGAKIQILDLPGIIQGAKDGKGRGRQVIAVAKTCHLIFIVLDVNKPLVDKRVIENELEGFGIRINKSPPNIVFRKKDKGGIAITSTVPLTNISHEVIPLRSTLSESSTDARDQEIKAVMNEYKISSADISIRCDATIDDLIDVLEAKSRAYIPVVYALNKIDAISIEELDLLYRIPNAVPISSEHGWNIDELLEMMWEKLNLRRIYTKPKGRAPDYTAPVVLRASGCTVEDFCNAIHRTIKDQFKHAIVYGRSVKHQPQRVGLAHELADEDIVSIVKR; encoded by the exons ATGTCTACAACCATTGAAAAG atcaaggagatcgaGTCCGAGATGGCTCGGACTCAGAAGAACAAGAATACATCGTTCCATTTGG GTCAATTGAAGGCAAAGCTTGCGAAGCTCAAGCGAGAGCTCTTGACTCCAtctggaggaggtggtggcggcggtg TTGGTTTCGATGTTGCGCGTACTGGTGTTGCTAGTGT TGGCTTCATTGGCTTTCCCTCCGTCGGTAAAAGTACTTTGATGAGCAAGTTGACCGGCCAGCACTCTGAAG CCGCCGCGTACGAATTCACGACCCTTACAACTGTTCCCGGACAAGTGATGTACAATGGAGCAAAGATTcagattcttgatcttcctggTATTATTCAGGGTGCAAAGGATGGCAAGGGTCGTGGTCGTCAGGTCATTGCTGTTGCGAAGACTTGCCATTTGATTTTCATCGTTCTCGACGTGAACAAGCCCCTAGTCGATAAGAGAGTCATCGAGAATGAGTTGGAGGGCTTCGGTATCCGTATCAACAAATCGCCTCCCAACATTGTTTTcaggaagaaggacaagggtgGTATCGCCATTACGAGCACAGTCCCATTGACCAACATCTCTCACGAGGTAATTCCACTGCGATCCACGTTGTCAGAAAGCTCGACTGACGCCCGAGACCAGGAAATTAAAGCTGTCATGAACGAGTACAAGATCTCTTCGGCCGACATTTCTATTCGCTGCGACGCTACCATTGACGACTTGATTGATGTTCTGGAAGCCAAGAGCCGAGCTTACATTCCAGTGGTCTATGCCCTTAACAAGATTGACGCCATTTCTATTGAGGAACTCGACCTTCTTTACCGTATCCCCAACGCTGTTCCTATCAGTTCGGAGCACGGCTGGAATATTGACGAGctcttggagatgatgtgGGAGAAGCTCAACCTGCGGAGAATTTACACCAAGCCGAAGGGCCGTGCTCCTGACTATACAGCTCCTGTCGTGCTTCGCGCTTCAGGATGTACGGTTGAAGACTTC TGTAATGCTATTCACCGAACCATCAAGGACCAGTTCAAGCACGCCATTGTGTACGGCCGCTCCGTCAAGCACCAGCCCCAACGAGTTGGTCTTGCGCACGAACTTGCTGACGAAGATATCG TCTCCATTGTCAAGCGCTAA